A region of Allocoleopsis franciscana PCC 7113 DNA encodes the following proteins:
- a CDS encoding MATE family efflux transporter, protein MTSHKQSQLTNEILNGNLVKLMFKLSTPGILGMLLIALNTFLDALFAGRLIGETALAAISLALPLTFIVIGCGMSVGVGSASILSRAIGSGDTKTQSRIFGTLIIISVIISSFITIFGYSFSDELISFMGGEGEVAAYGSEYFKTYLLGSVFLVVAVSSSQLIKAEGRIALASLFAGIYVVLNNILNPLFVSVFNLGIKGIAWATVISGVVYCFVNCTYFISGKSLISVNPKQITLAVDLLPTILSVGTSVMLMQVIGIVQQIVFFKSIAYYGTDSDIAFAGATISLYSLVITPLYGFVQALNPVIGMNYGARDYKRIKDAYLIFGIGGTIFLILIWLPLQLDPKIFLSWLIPNFAFTYNDLLNFRLVVFFLPFASFISCSIALFQSIGNGKMAGFITLLRQLVLFLPIFLILPIFFGVNGIYYGFPFVDTLAFVIISLLTWIEFKKNHSSKPC, encoded by the coding sequence ATGACTTCCCACAAACAATCTCAACTGACCAATGAGATCCTCAATGGCAATCTCGTTAAACTGATGTTCAAGTTATCAACTCCCGGTATTCTGGGAATGCTGCTAATTGCCTTGAATACTTTTCTTGATGCTTTATTTGCCGGACGACTTATTGGTGAAACTGCCTTAGCCGCTATATCCCTTGCTTTGCCACTCACGTTTATTGTTATTGGATGTGGCATGTCCGTCGGAGTCGGTTCTGCCTCAATCCTCAGTCGAGCCATTGGTTCAGGAGATACCAAAACTCAGTCAAGAATATTTGGTACCTTGATAATTATAAGTGTCATTATTTCTTCTTTTATCACTATTTTTGGATACAGTTTTAGTGATGAATTAATTTCCTTTATGGGAGGAGAAGGTGAAGTAGCTGCCTATGGTTCAGAGTACTTTAAAACCTATCTGTTGGGGTCAGTATTTTTGGTCGTAGCCGTCTCTTCTAGTCAGTTAATAAAAGCTGAAGGTAGAATTGCACTAGCGAGCTTATTTGCTGGAATTTATGTTGTGCTTAATAATATTTTAAATCCTCTCTTTGTGAGTGTATTTAATTTGGGAATTAAAGGAATTGCTTGGGCTACAGTTATCTCAGGTGTAGTTTATTGTTTTGTAAATTGTACATACTTTATTTCCGGTAAAAGTTTGATTTCGGTTAATCCCAAACAAATTACTCTTGCAGTAGATTTACTACCAACAATACTATCAGTAGGGACATCAGTAATGCTCATGCAAGTCATAGGCATAGTTCAACAAATCGTGTTTTTTAAATCAATCGCTTACTATGGAACGGATAGTGATATTGCTTTCGCGGGAGCAACGATTAGCTTATATTCCTTGGTAATCACTCCTTTATATGGATTTGTGCAAGCCCTAAATCCAGTAATTGGTATGAATTATGGAGCTAGAGACTATAAAAGAATCAAGGATGCCTACTTAATTTTTGGAATAGGAGGAACCATTTTTTTAATTCTAATCTGGCTACCTTTACAATTAGATCCCAAAATATTTCTTAGCTGGTTAATACCAAATTTTGCTTTTACTTATAATGATTTACTAAACTTTCGCCTGGTTGTTTTTTTCCTACCATTTGCTTCTTTTATATCCTGTAGTATTGCCTTGTTTCAGTCTATAGGTAATGGTAAAATGGCAGGATTTATTACCCTGTTAAGACAATTAGTTTTATTTTTACCAATATTTTTGATTTTACCAATATTTTTTGGAGTTAATGGAATTTACTATGGTTTTCCGTTTGTAGATACACTGGCTTTTGTGATAATTTCTTTGTTGACTTGGATAGAATTTAAAAAAAATCATTCTTCCAAACCTTGCTAA
- a CDS encoding response regulator yields the protein MSQATTIRVLIADDHAIFRQGLATIINRDPDMNVIAQAENGEQAIALFEEHQPDVTLMDLRMPEVEGVAAIGAIRAIAKSARIIVLTTYDSDEDIYRGLQAGAKGYLLKETEPDELLNAIRTVYRGQQYIPPDVGAKLAQRLSNPELSERELEVLRSLAQGMSNAEIAAALSIGEGTVKSHVNRILNKLDVSDRTQAVIVAVKRGIVSL from the coding sequence ATGAGCCAAGCCACGACCATTCGGGTTCTAATTGCGGACGATCATGCTATCTTTCGGCAAGGATTAGCCACGATTATTAACCGTGACCCTGATATGAACGTGATTGCCCAAGCGGAAAATGGGGAACAAGCGATCGCGCTATTTGAGGAACACCAACCGGATGTCACGCTCATGGATCTGCGAATGCCTGAAGTTGAAGGAGTTGCCGCCATCGGTGCAATTCGTGCTATTGCTAAATCTGCTCGGATTATTGTACTAACCACGTATGATAGTGACGAAGATATTTACCGGGGATTGCAGGCAGGAGCCAAAGGATATCTGTTGAAAGAAACTGAACCAGACGAGCTTCTGAATGCGATTCGTACCGTTTATCGGGGTCAGCAGTATATTCCGCCCGATGTGGGAGCAAAATTAGCACAGCGACTCAGCAATCCAGAACTGAGTGAAAGAGAACTAGAAGTACTTCGCTCACTAGCACAGGGAATGAGTAATGCGGAAATTGCGGCGGCTTTGAGTATTGGTGAAGGCACGGTTAAATCTCATGTCAATCGGATTTTGAATAAGTTAGATGTGAGCGATCGCACCCAGGCTGTGATTGTTGCGGTTAAGCGCGGCATTGTTAGTTTGTAG
- a CDS encoding PAS domain S-box protein — translation MVELLLRQLQKLPEATQQVLSIAACVGSEFDLETLAIVCEKSPKAIFQDLLEAIQSGLIQPLSELDEDLLVQEYKFLHDRVQQAAYALIDESQKQVVHLQIGGNLLEKTSPEQRSDRLFEIIDHLNQGIELVTAQPERTEIARLNLIAGQKAKAATAYEAAFKYFTTGIQLLNPESWQSEYDLTLALYSEAAEAAYLHGCFDEMEQFVEVVLVHAKTVVDKVQVYDSRIQRHLSQGNLKEALKIGLEVLKLLGVILPENPSELDVRGGLESTAALLAEREIEDLINLPEMTAPEPLAAMSILASIGATAFIVSTALQVLIACKMVNLSLDYGNSTWSPMSYAAYGVVLCGVVKDIELGYKFGKLALGSLERLNTKKRDAKAFVVSVALIMHWKVHLRNTIPMLIDAYQNGVDTGDFEFAGYAACDVCYNSFFVGEELTQLEQKTATYSKAVDRIRRESPSTWIAIVWQTILNLLDRSENPSRLVGRVCNEEQALPHALEVKDGTAIQMLYLHKVILCYLFEEYHQAVQSAILARQHFEEVTATKVLPVFCFYHSLAFLSLSLDASNSEKVAWLNCVNTNQEKMQKWAEHAPMNYLHKFYLVEAEKARVLGQFLEAEEFYERAIAGAAENEYIQEEALAYELAAKHYLARGREKIAQTYMKEAHYCYSRWGAIAKVKDLEKRYPQFFCQSSRAASASVPITAETISNSFHTAFDLAAVMKASQAISREIELKQLLRSLMQILIENAGAQTGYLILENSGEWSIEAACELNAEENACATQVLQSTPIAAQLPESIIQYVIRTLKPVTLNDATREDAFINEPYIQQNQPQSIFCLPLLNQAKLVGVLYLENRLAAGVFTPERSQVLQLLSTQAAIAIENANLYSELRAKESKITQFLEAIPVGIGIVDATGRLYYTNQCGNQLVGKETDPSIAPEQISEAYQLYVAGTDQVYPAESLPIVQALKGERIRTEDIEIRRDHVSILLEARGTPVFDQQGNIIYAIATFQDITERKQAEKLLADYNCTLEQQVAERTAALRQSEANYRNLLQTANSVIVRYDPQGRIHYINDYGVKLLGYEEHEILGRTLFETILPDIELSGRDMKPFVHDLLRNPQSYPRGEGENLCRDGRRVWMEWSNQAIFNDQGDVVEILSVGNDTTQRRQAEEALQRSEAKFRAIFANSQVGIYRTRIGDGLILDANQRFAELFGFDSPQEMIGIEHTIGYWVNPSDRQRGIEVMKRDGEVRSFEAQLQKRDGTVFWGLFSSYLNAGDDYIEGVLADISDRKQAEAALQVSESKLRTLIEAIPDPLFVFSAEGRFLEIMVLEPNLLWQPFEEMIGKTMHQLGREEADEFLGYIQQVLRTQQILTVEYGAFLNGREMWFSARIAPISHDQVIWLVRDITAQKQAEATSILEERNRMAREIHDTLAQSFTGILAQVGAAKQVLTDDLEATGAHLDLIKELARTGLTEARRSVVALRPQLLEEGSLQSALHRLVAQVRAAAMDTTLYYEIEGAVYALPSEVESNLLRIGQEALTNAIRHAHADEIRVELVYKYDQFLLRVKDNGQGFGVGSIPSSEGFGLLGMSERAERIGAQLTIRSQPGHGTEIIVTIDRE, via the coding sequence GTGGTGGAGTTGCTGCTGCGTCAGTTGCAAAAATTACCGGAAGCAACACAGCAAGTTCTCTCCATCGCTGCTTGTGTTGGGTCTGAGTTTGATTTAGAAACGTTGGCGATCGTTTGCGAAAAATCACCGAAAGCAATTTTCCAGGATTTATTAGAAGCAATACAATCTGGATTAATTCAACCTTTGTCTGAATTGGACGAAGACTTGTTGGTTCAAGAGTATAAGTTTCTGCACGATCGCGTTCAGCAAGCGGCTTATGCTTTGATTGATGAATCGCAGAAACAAGTGGTTCATCTCCAAATCGGTGGCAATTTGCTCGAAAAAACTTCACCAGAGCAACGATCCGATCGGTTGTTTGAAATCATCGATCATCTCAATCAGGGAATTGAGCTAGTCACTGCTCAACCAGAACGAACTGAAATTGCCAGATTGAATTTAATAGCAGGTCAGAAAGCGAAGGCAGCAACGGCTTATGAAGCCGCGTTTAAGTATTTCACTACAGGGATTCAACTTCTCAATCCAGAGAGTTGGCAGAGTGAGTATGACCTTACTTTAGCGCTGTACTCAGAAGCAGCAGAAGCAGCATATCTTCATGGTTGCTTTGATGAGATGGAACAATTCGTAGAAGTGGTACTCGTTCACGCTAAGACAGTGGTTGACAAAGTGCAGGTTTACGACAGCAGAATTCAAAGACATTTGTCACAGGGCAACCTGAAAGAAGCACTTAAAATTGGATTGGAAGTGTTAAAGCTTCTGGGAGTGATTTTACCAGAAAATCCAAGTGAGTTAGATGTTCGAGGCGGATTGGAGTCAACGGCTGCACTACTCGCTGAACGAGAAATTGAAGACTTGATTAATTTACCAGAGATGACTGCACCAGAACCGCTAGCAGCAATGTCAATCCTAGCGAGTATTGGAGCGACTGCGTTTATAGTTTCGACAGCACTACAGGTACTTATTGCGTGCAAAATGGTAAATTTATCGCTCGACTACGGCAATTCTACCTGGTCACCAATGAGTTATGCTGCCTATGGAGTTGTTCTATGTGGAGTTGTTAAAGACATTGAACTTGGTTATAAATTTGGCAAATTGGCTCTCGGTTCGCTAGAACGATTGAATACCAAAAAAAGGGATGCTAAAGCATTTGTGGTATCGGTTGCCCTAATCATGCACTGGAAAGTGCATCTTAGGAACACAATACCCATGCTGATTGATGCTTATCAAAACGGAGTGGACACTGGAGACTTTGAATTCGCTGGCTATGCTGCATGTGACGTGTGCTACAACTCGTTTTTCGTCGGTGAGGAACTCACCCAACTGGAACAGAAAACGGCAACATACAGCAAAGCAGTTGATCGAATCAGACGGGAAAGCCCCTCGACTTGGATTGCAATAGTGTGGCAGACCATTCTTAATTTGCTAGACAGGTCTGAGAATCCCAGTCGCTTAGTTGGTCGAGTGTGTAATGAAGAGCAGGCATTACCACACGCCCTTGAAGTTAAAGATGGAACTGCAATTCAAATGCTATATCTGCACAAAGTTATACTGTGTTATCTATTTGAAGAATATCATCAAGCTGTACAGAGTGCTATTCTGGCAAGGCAACATTTTGAAGAAGTGACAGCAACAAAGGTTTTACCTGTATTCTGTTTCTATCATTCTCTAGCGTTTTTGAGTCTATCGCTCGATGCTTCAAACTCTGAAAAAGTAGCTTGGCTAAACTGTGTTAACACCAACCAAGAAAAGATGCAGAAATGGGCAGAACACGCCCCAATGAATTATCTACATAAATTTTATCTAGTCGAGGCAGAGAAAGCGCGAGTCTTAGGGCAATTTCTTGAGGCTGAAGAGTTTTATGAACGGGCGATCGCAGGTGCTGCTGAAAATGAGTATATCCAGGAGGAAGCATTAGCTTATGAATTAGCGGCTAAGCATTATCTAGCGCGAGGTCGAGAGAAAATTGCTCAAACTTATATGAAAGAGGCGCACTATTGCTATAGTCGCTGGGGCGCGATCGCTAAAGTTAAAGACTTAGAAAAACGCTATCCACAGTTCTTTTGTCAGTCGTCTAGAGCCGCTTCCGCATCAGTTCCTATTACTGCTGAAACTATCTCTAATTCCTTCCATACTGCTTTCGATTTAGCAGCAGTGATGAAAGCTTCACAGGCGATTTCTCGTGAAATTGAACTGAAGCAATTGCTGCGATCGCTGATGCAAATTTTAATTGAGAATGCTGGCGCACAAACCGGATATCTGATTTTAGAAAACTCAGGAGAATGGTCGATTGAAGCGGCTTGTGAACTCAATGCCGAGGAGAATGCTTGTGCGACTCAGGTGTTACAGTCTACTCCAATTGCCGCTCAATTGCCAGAATCAATCATTCAATATGTGATTCGGACTCTGAAGCCTGTCACCTTAAATGATGCGACTCGTGAAGATGCTTTTATTAATGAGCCATACATTCAACAGAACCAGCCTCAATCTATTTTCTGTTTGCCGCTGCTGAATCAAGCCAAGCTGGTCGGTGTATTGTATTTAGAAAATCGGTTAGCCGCTGGAGTATTTACACCAGAGCGATCGCAAGTCTTGCAGCTATTATCGACTCAAGCCGCAATCGCCATCGAAAATGCCAACCTTTACTCAGAACTGCGGGCTAAGGAAAGCAAGATCACCCAGTTCCTCGAAGCGATTCCGGTGGGAATTGGGATCGTGGATGCGACGGGTCGCCTTTACTATACCAACCAATGCGGCAATCAACTCGTGGGCAAAGAGACTGATCCTTCCATCGCACCAGAGCAGATCTCAGAGGCTTATCAGCTTTATGTAGCGGGAACGGATCAAGTCTATCCAGCGGAGAGCTTGCCTATTGTGCAGGCATTAAAGGGCGAACGCATCAGGACTGAAGATATAGAAATTCGTCGAGATCATGTCTCAATTCTACTTGAGGCACGGGGAACACCAGTTTTTGATCAACAGGGCAATATCATTTATGCGATCGCTACCTTTCAGGACATTACGGAGCGCAAACAAGCCGAGAAACTCCTAGCTGACTACAACTGCACTTTAGAGCAACAGGTTGCAGAACGAACTGCTGCGTTACGACAAAGTGAGGCTAATTACCGCAACCTGCTACAAACCGCGAATTCAGTCATCGTTCGCTATGATCCGCAAGGACGGATTCACTACATCAACGATTATGGGGTAAAACTTCTGGGCTATGAAGAACATGAGATTTTAGGGCGAACCTTATTTGAAACCATCCTTCCAGATATCGAACTCTCTGGACGCGATATGAAACCCTTTGTCCATGATTTACTTCGTAATCCTCAATCGTACCCGCGAGGTGAGGGTGAAAATTTGTGTCGAGATGGTCGGCGAGTTTGGATGGAGTGGTCGAATCAAGCCATTTTCAATGACCAGGGAGATGTCGTTGAAATCTTATCGGTGGGCAACGACACCACCCAGCGTAGACAAGCAGAAGAGGCATTACAACGCAGTGAAGCCAAGTTCCGAGCTATCTTTGCAAACTCCCAGGTTGGCATCTACCGCACCCGCATCGGTGATGGATTAATTCTTGATGCCAATCAACGCTTTGCAGAACTGTTTGGCTTTGATTCACCCCAAGAGATGATTGGAATTGAACACACTATAGGCTATTGGGTCAATCCCAGCGATCGCCAACGAGGCATTGAAGTGATGAAGCGGGATGGGGAAGTGCGAAGCTTTGAAGCACAGTTGCAAAAACGAGATGGGACAGTGTTTTGGGGACTTTTCTCTTCCTATCTGAATGCAGGCGATGACTACATCGAAGGGGTGCTTGCAGATATTAGCGATCGCAAACAAGCAGAAGCAGCCCTACAAGTCTCAGAGTCAAAGCTACGGACTCTAATTGAGGCAATTCCCGATCCATTGTTTGTATTCTCTGCTGAAGGGCGATTCCTTGAAATAATGGTACTGGAACCAAATCTGCTATGGCAACCCTTTGAGGAGATGATTGGTAAAACTATGCATCAACTCGGAAGGGAAGAAGCTGATGAGTTTCTAGGTTATATTCAGCAGGTACTGAGAACCCAACAAATCCTCACGGTCGAGTATGGTGCGTTTCTAAATGGACGAGAAATGTGGTTTTCGGCTCGCATTGCCCCAATCAGCCACGATCAGGTGATTTGGCTGGTGCGAGATATTACGGCGCAGAAGCAAGCAGAAGCCACCTCGATTCTGGAAGAGCGTAACCGCATGGCACGCGAAATTCACGACACACTCGCTCAGTCGTTTACGGGCATTCTGGCTCAGGTGGGAGCGGCGAAACAGGTGCTAACGGATGATTTAGAAGCAACTGGGGCACATCTCGATCTGATCAAAGAATTGGCGCGAACTGGACTGACTGAAGCGCGGCGATCGGTTGTCGCGCTCCGTCCTCAGCTTTTGGAGGAAGGCAGTTTACAAAGTGCTCTCCATCGTCTCGTCGCTCAGGTTAGAGCTGCCGCAATGGATACCACTTTGTACTATGAGATTGAGGGTGCAGTGTATGCTCTACCCAGCGAAGTCGAGAGTAACCTACTGCGGATTGGGCAGGAAGCCTTAACCAATGCGATTAGACACGCCCATGCTGACGAAATTCGAGTGGAGCTAGTCTACAAGTATGATCAGTTTTTGTTGCGCGTAAAAGACAATGGACAGGGCTTTGGAGTGGGCAGTATTCCCTCCTCTGAGGGCTTTGGCTTACTCGGCATGAGCGAGCGGGCAGAGCGCATCGGTGCACAACTCACGATTCGGAGTCAACCCGGACACGGAACAGAGATTATTGTCACCATCGATCGGGAGTAA
- a CDS encoding DsbA family protein translates to MNDDRSYSSLLVPPSTQDWMQGVLSAKVVLVMYGDYQCSRSADVYRIIQRIKQELSASFGEDYLCFIFRHFPQTQIHPHAQRAAEVAEAAAAQGQFWLMHDTLFVHQQKLENGYLIEYANDLGLDMPQFLKDVSKQVHSDRINENVEGGIHSGVTTAPALFINNIRYAGRWKMTELMTAIVAANH, encoded by the coding sequence ATGAACGACGATCGCAGCTACAGTTCCTTACTTGTACCCCCCTCAACTCAAGATTGGATGCAAGGTGTGCTGAGTGCCAAGGTCGTGCTGGTGATGTATGGAGACTATCAATGCTCTAGAAGTGCGGACGTTTACAGGATAATTCAAAGAATCAAACAAGAGCTGAGTGCTTCTTTTGGAGAAGATTATTTATGCTTTATCTTCCGTCATTTTCCGCAAACACAGATTCATCCTCATGCTCAACGAGCCGCCGAAGTTGCTGAAGCCGCCGCTGCACAAGGACAATTTTGGTTGATGCACGATACTTTATTTGTTCATCAACAGAAGTTAGAGAACGGTTACCTGATCGAGTATGCCAATGATTTAGGGCTTGATATGCCTCAATTTCTCAAAGATGTGTCTAAACAAGTGCATAGCGATCGCATCAATGAAAATGTTGAAGGCGGAATACACAGTGGAGTAACAACTGCTCCAGCCCTATTCATCAATAACATTCGATATGCCGGACGCTGGAAGATGACAGAGTTAATGACAGCCATTGTTGCTGCAAATCACTAA
- a CDS encoding SnoaL-like polyketide cyclase: MVKQQSVDEQANGKATSNLTPAQEFLQELWDEHLRLEFDAHNTEDTLATMVEDAYVNGIPVMIGGVGKPALREFYSKYFIPQMPPDMELTPVSRTIGTNQLVDEMLVKFTHTIQMDWMLPGIAPTLKRVEMALVVIVQFRDDKLAHEHLYWDQASVLVQLGMLDPGTLPVVGVDSARKVLDPNLPSNALIDRASDRN, encoded by the coding sequence ATGGTCAAACAGCAATCTGTAGACGAACAAGCAAATGGAAAGGCAACTAGTAATCTGACACCAGCCCAGGAGTTTTTGCAAGAACTCTGGGATGAGCATCTGCGGCTTGAGTTTGACGCTCACAACACTGAAGATACTCTCGCCACGATGGTTGAGGATGCTTACGTTAACGGCATTCCGGTAATGATTGGGGGAGTAGGAAAACCGGCACTGCGCGAGTTTTATTCCAAGTACTTCATTCCACAGATGCCGCCGGACATGGAGTTGACTCCGGTCTCGCGCACAATCGGGACTAATCAACTCGTCGATGAAATGCTAGTTAAGTTCACTCATACCATCCAGATGGACTGGATGCTACCTGGCATTGCTCCGACTCTTAAACGGGTTGAAATGGCATTGGTAGTAATTGTTCAGTTTCGTGACGACAAGCTAGCCCACGAACACCTCTACTGGGATCAGGCGAGTGTATTGGTTCAACTCGGTATGCTTGATCCGGGTACACTGCCCGTTGTAGGAGTTGACAGTGCGCGCAAGGTACTTGATCCGAACTTGCCCTCAAACGCACTGATCGATCGTGCCAGCGATCGCAACTAA
- a CDS encoding CPBP family intramembrane glutamic endopeptidase, with translation MRIKATQGKQGSGAEGKDATYVEAAGWGKYRWWRYVLGLVIIFFVGLVVGGIAIPRIAFLFGGQEALAAVNRLDYAALGLVGGFVAFRASFLFFLAGILIAVTLIHQRHPRTLVTAREKISWRRVGQGFVAWFVPVWLIAGLGQYFLYPDTFSFNFDLTTFALFVPIALIFVAIQTTTEELFFRGYIVQGASIVWSNRVFLALVPATIFALSHLLNPEASAGGWLTVFFNYFLVPGLVWTVVSLIDGTTELAIGVHFANNIGGNLLMGVAGSAVAGSAVTAPTLFTVSKFHATYTALSMLIVVPVFLAIAYGVFKQESPQSVSQSH, from the coding sequence ATGAGGATCAAAGCAACCCAAGGAAAGCAGGGAAGCGGAGCGGAAGGGAAAGACGCAACTTACGTCGAGGCTGCCGGGTGGGGGAAGTATCGGTGGTGGCGGTATGTTCTGGGATTAGTCATCATCTTCTTTGTGGGGCTGGTGGTCGGCGGCATCGCCATCCCCCGCATCGCGTTCCTGTTTGGCGGTCAGGAGGCGCTTGCGGCGGTCAATCGGCTGGATTACGCTGCGCTCGGTCTCGTGGGGGGCTTCGTTGCGTTCAGGGCGAGTTTTCTGTTCTTCCTCGCGGGAATCCTGATCGCCGTCACCCTCATTCACCAGCGTCATCCCCGGACGCTGGTCACAGCGCGGGAAAAGATTAGCTGGCGGCGTGTCGGTCAGGGGTTTGTGGCGTGGTTCGTGCCAGTCTGGCTGATCGCTGGGCTGGGACAGTACTTCTTGTATCCCGACACCTTCTCTTTTAACTTTGACCTCACAACGTTCGCGCTCTTCGTGCCGATCGCACTGATTTTCGTTGCGATCCAGACCACCACAGAGGAGCTTTTCTTTCGCGGCTACATTGTGCAGGGTGCGAGTATTGTTTGGTCTAACCGCGTGTTTCTGGCGCTGGTGCCAGCCACGATCTTCGCCCTATCGCACCTGCTCAACCCGGAGGCAAGTGCGGGCGGTTGGCTCACGGTATTCTTCAACTACTTCCTCGTTCCCGGTCTGGTGTGGACCGTGGTTTCGTTGATTGACGGAACCACCGAACTCGCCATCGGCGTACACTTCGCGAACAACATCGGCGGCAATCTCTTGATGGGCGTAGCCGGAAGCGCCGTAGCCGGAAGCGCCGTGACCGCGCCGACTCTATTCACAGTCAGCAAGTTCCACGCGACCTACACGGCGCTATCGATGCTGATTGTCGTACCCGTGTTTCTGGCGATCGCCTACGGGGTGTTCAAGCAGGAGTCGCCCCAATCCGTTTCTCAGAGCCACTAG
- a CDS encoding CPBP family intramembrane glutamic endopeptidase, with translation MVILKQFGILFVLGSVGIVMFTITSIPLIEQQLAKLSPERLEKVPPLWTLMLLQGLQYSVLLAISILIGIGCAYRVGLNSHLIDHWVFHTTKSPSFAIEIKWSLGVGAAAAIVLLLLDRLMQPALPEALRAANNPEPSGLNLLTAMSYGGITEEILLRWGLMSLLVWIVWKVLKQGVTLPSQGIYQGAIVLAALVFGLLHLPATAAIVPLTTVVIIRALLLNGIAGIAFGWLFWQYSLEAAMLAHISVHAFTFVLNGLLARLV, from the coding sequence ATGGTAATTCTGAAACAATTTGGGATTTTATTTGTATTGGGCAGTGTCGGAATTGTCATGTTCACGATCACGTCTATTCCTTTAATCGAGCAACAGTTAGCGAAACTGTCTCCAGAAAGACTGGAAAAAGTACCTCCATTGTGGACTTTAATGCTTCTGCAAGGACTACAGTATTCAGTTCTACTGGCAATCAGCATTCTAATCGGCATTGGTTGTGCCTATCGCGTTGGATTAAACTCCCATTTGATTGATCATTGGGTGTTTCATACCACTAAGTCTCCATCTTTTGCTATCGAGATAAAGTGGAGTTTGGGTGTGGGTGCAGCGGCGGCGATCGTTCTCCTGTTGCTCGATCGGTTGATGCAACCTGCTCTACCTGAAGCGCTACGGGCAGCCAATAATCCAGAGCCAAGTGGGTTGAATTTGCTTACAGCAATGTCCTATGGCGGCATCACTGAGGAAATTCTGCTGCGTTGGGGTTTAATGTCGCTGCTTGTTTGGATCGTGTGGAAAGTTCTAAAACAAGGCGTTACGTTGCCCAGTCAAGGGATTTACCAGGGTGCGATCGTTCTAGCCGCGTTGGTATTTGGACTACTACACCTGCCAGCGACTGCTGCGATCGTTCCCCTCACGACCGTTGTGATTATTCGAGCATTGTTACTGAATGGAATTGCGGGAATTGCGTTTGGCTGGCTCTTTTGGCAATACTCGCTAGAAGCTGCAATGTTAGCCCACATCAGCGTTCATGCTTTTACCTTTGTTCTTAACGGTTTACTGGCAAGGTTGGTTTAA
- a CDS encoding thioesterase II family protein — MTTAQTSKSWVICPQPNAQAKLRLFCFHYAGGGAWSFRTWSDNLPSSVEVCSVELPGRGFRLTEAAFTNLDPLVQAIADALLPRLDKPFAFFGHSMGGLVSFELTRLLRRNYNLNPVQLYVSGHRAPQLPDPDPPIHNLPEPEFLEELRDLEGTPQAVLENAELMQLLLPTLRADFTVVETYAYTAEPPLDCPITAFGGLQDREVSYDELKAWQEQTNIAFSLHMLPGNHFFLHSAQSLLLKLLSQDLHQLICEVDPLR; from the coding sequence ATGACAACAGCACAAACCTCAAAGTCATGGGTTATCTGTCCTCAACCCAATGCTCAAGCAAAGCTGCGACTCTTCTGCTTTCACTATGCTGGTGGAGGAGCATGGAGTTTTCGCACTTGGTCAGATAATTTACCGTCATCTGTTGAGGTTTGCTCTGTTGAATTACCCGGACGGGGATTCCGGTTGACAGAGGCTGCGTTTACGAATCTCGATCCCTTGGTTCAAGCGATCGCCGATGCCCTCCTTCCCCGTTTAGACAAGCCATTTGCCTTCTTTGGACACAGCATGGGTGGACTGGTTAGCTTTGAATTGACCCGCCTACTCCGCAGAAACTACAACTTGAATCCAGTTCAGCTGTATGTCTCCGGTCATCGTGCCCCTCAACTTCCCGATCCAGACCCACCGATCCACAACCTGCCAGAACCCGAATTCCTGGAGGAACTACGCGACCTTGAGGGTACCCCTCAAGCGGTGTTAGAAAATGCTGAACTGATGCAACTACTCCTTCCTACCCTACGTGCAGACTTTACTGTTGTCGAAACTTATGCTTATACTGCCGAGCCACCGCTAGATTGTCCTATTACTGCTTTTGGGGGGTTGCAGGATCGAGAGGTGAGCTACGACGAGTTAAAAGCTTGGCAAGAGCAGACAAATATAGCGTTCTCACTACATATGCTTCCTGGCAATCACTTCTTCCTACACTCCGCTCAGTCACTCCTGCTAAAACTCCTTTCCCAAGACCTGCACCAACTGATCTGTGAGGTAGACCCATTGAGGTAG
- a CDS encoding CPBP family intramembrane glutamic endopeptidase, with protein MLRYGPFAGVVGSTVIFALMHGINSIFPAAVVAGLATAEVFRRSGSIWPGLVVHFVFNLPSFLLMVLFTSTG; from the coding sequence CTGCTGCGCTACGGTCCGTTCGCTGGGGTCGTGGGTAGCACTGTGATCTTTGCCCTCATGCATGGGATCAACAGCATCTTTCCCGCTGCTGTGGTGGCTGGTCTTGCCACCGCCGAGGTCTTCCGTCGCAGTGGATCGATCTGGCCGGGTCTCGTCGTCCACTTCGTTTTCAACCTGCCCTCGTTCCTGCTGATGGTGCTGTTCACCAGCACGGGCTAA